Proteins from a genomic interval of Pseudomonas silesiensis:
- a CDS encoding OmpA family protein yields the protein MKLKNTLGLAIGSLIAATSFGALAQGQGAVEIEGYAKKQYFDSDRNFKNDGILPGGSIGYFLTDDVELRLAYDEVHNAVTDDGQDVKGSNAALDGLYHFNNPGDMVRPYLSGGFSHQSIDQNGSGGRNHSTFANVGGGAKLYFTENFYARAGVEAQYNIDQGNTEWAPSVGIGVNFGGGSKPAAAPVPAPAEVCSDSDNDGVCDNVDKCPDTPANVTVDADGCPAVAEVVRVELDVKFDFDKSVVKPNSYGDIKNLADFMKQYPSTSTTVEGHTDSVGPDAYNQKLSERRANAVKQVLTNQYGVESTRVQSVGYGETRPVADNATDAGRAVNRRVEAQVEANAK from the coding sequence ATGAAACTGAAAAACACCTTGGGCTTGGCCATTGGTTCTTTGATTGCCGCCACTTCTTTCGGCGCTCTGGCACAAGGCCAAGGCGCAGTGGAAATCGAAGGCTACGCAAAGAAGCAATATTTCGATAGCGACCGTAACTTCAAGAACGACGGCATCCTGCCGGGTGGTTCGATCGGTTACTTCCTGACTGATGACGTTGAACTGCGTCTGGCCTACGACGAAGTACACAACGCCGTAACTGATGATGGCCAGGACGTTAAGGGCTCGAACGCAGCTCTGGACGGTCTGTACCACTTCAACAACCCAGGCGACATGGTTCGTCCGTACCTCTCCGGCGGTTTCTCCCACCAGAGCATCGACCAGAACGGTTCGGGCGGTCGTAACCACTCCACCTTCGCCAACGTTGGCGGCGGTGCCAAGCTGTACTTCACCGAGAACTTCTACGCCCGTGCTGGCGTTGAAGCTCAATACAACATCGACCAGGGCAACACCGAGTGGGCTCCTAGCGTCGGTATCGGTGTGAACTTCGGTGGCGGCTCCAAGCCTGCCGCTGCTCCAGTTCCAGCACCCGCTGAAGTCTGCTCCGACAGCGACAACGATGGCGTGTGCGACAACGTCGACAAGTGCCCGGATACCCCAGCCAACGTAACTGTTGACGCTGATGGCTGCCCGGCAGTTGCTGAAGTTGTTCGTGTTGAGCTGGACGTGAAGTTCGACTTCGACAAGTCGGTAGTCAAGCCTAACAGCTACGGCGACATCAAAAACCTCGCTGACTTCATGAAGCAGTACCCATCGACCAGCACCACTGTTGAAGGTCACACTGACTCCGTCGGTCCTGACGCTTACAACCAGAAACTGTCCGAGCGTCGTGCAAACGCCGTTAAGCAAGTTCTGACCAACCAGTACGGTGTTGAATCGACCCGCGTTCAGTCTGTTGGCTACGGCGAAACCCGCCCAGTTGCCGACAACGCTACTGACGCTGGCCGTGCTGTAAACCGTCGCGTAGAAGCGCAGGTTGAAGCTAACGCTAAGTAA
- the sigX gene encoding RNA polymerase sigma factor SigX, which yields MNKAQSLSTRYDPRELSDEELVARSHTELFHVTRAYEELMRRYQRTLFNVCARYLGNDRDADDVCQEVMLKVLYGLKNFEGKSKFKTWLYSITYNECITQYRKERRKRRLMDALSLDPLEEASEEKAPKPEEKGGLDRWLVYVNPIDREILVLRFVAELEFQEIADIMHMGLSATKMRYKRALDKLREKFAGVAET from the coding sequence TTGAATAAAGCTCAATCGCTCTCCACGCGCTACGACCCCCGCGAGCTCTCTGATGAGGAGTTGGTCGCGCGCTCGCACACCGAGCTGTTTCACGTAACGCGCGCCTATGAAGAACTGATGCGGCGTTACCAGAGAACATTATTTAACGTCTGTGCACGGTACCTTGGGAACGATCGCGACGCAGACGATGTCTGTCAGGAAGTGATGCTGAAGGTGTTGTATGGCTTGAAGAACTTCGAGGGGAAATCGAAGTTCAAGACATGGCTATATAGCATCACGTACAACGAATGCATCACGCAGTATCGGAAAGAACGGCGAAAGCGTCGCTTGATGGATGCTTTGAGTCTGGACCCCCTCGAGGAAGCGTCTGAAGAAAAGGCGCCGAAACCCGAGGAAAAGGGTGGACTTGATCGCTGGTTAGTGTATGTGAATCCGATCGACCGTGAAATTCTAGTGCTACGATTTGTCGCAGAGCTGGAGTTTCAAGAGATCGCAGACATCATGCACATGGGTTTGAGTGCGACAAAAATGCGTTACAAACGTGCTCTAGACAAATTGCGTGAGAAATTTGCAGGCGTTGCTGAAACTTAG
- a CDS encoding mechanosensitive ion channel family protein, protein MELDLWTQSLVTAMTALWTKVANFIPNLFGALVVLLLGFVVAKLLDTLLSKLLAKLGLDRLMGGTGLTKLLSRAGLQVPISTLIGKIVYWFVLLIFLVSAAESLGLERVSATLDMLALYLPKVFGAALVLLVGVLLAQLANGLVRGAAEGVGLDYAAGLGRIAQGLVIIISISVAISQLEVKTDLLNHVIVIVLITVGLAVALAMGLGSREIAGQILAGIYVRELYQVGQQVSVGEVEGQIEEIGTVKTTLLTDEGELVSLSNRILLEQHVSSR, encoded by the coding sequence ATGGAACTTGATCTCTGGACTCAGAGCCTCGTCACTGCAATGACTGCGTTATGGACCAAGGTTGCGAATTTCATCCCGAACCTGTTCGGTGCACTGGTTGTTTTGCTATTGGGTTTCGTCGTTGCGAAACTTTTGGACACTTTGTTGTCCAAGTTGCTCGCCAAGCTGGGACTCGATCGTCTGATGGGCGGTACCGGCCTGACCAAATTGCTGTCCCGGGCCGGTCTGCAAGTGCCGATCTCGACGTTGATCGGGAAGATCGTCTACTGGTTCGTCCTGCTGATTTTTTTGGTTTCGGCCGCAGAATCCCTTGGACTTGAACGAGTTTCAGCTACGCTGGATATGCTTGCGCTATATTTGCCGAAGGTATTCGGTGCCGCGCTGGTGCTGCTGGTGGGTGTGTTGCTGGCGCAATTGGCCAATGGGCTGGTGCGTGGAGCGGCAGAGGGTGTAGGACTGGATTACGCTGCCGGCCTGGGGCGAATTGCCCAAGGCCTGGTGATTATCATCAGTATTTCGGTCGCGATCAGCCAGTTGGAGGTCAAGACTGACCTGCTCAACCATGTGATTGTGATCGTTTTGATTACCGTTGGTCTGGCGGTTGCGCTGGCCATGGGATTGGGAAGCCGGGAAATTGCCGGGCAGATTCTTGCGGGAATCTATGTGCGTGAGTTGTATCAGGTTGGGCAACAAGTGAGCGTTGGCGAGGTCGAAGGTCAGATCGAAGAGATCGGCACGGTTAAAACCACATTGCTGACCGATGAGGGTGAGCTAGTCTCTCTCTCCAATCGGATCCTCCTGGAGCAGCATGTGAGTAGCCGCTAA
- a CDS encoding zinc transporter ZntB, with protein sequence MFEEENAQWGLVHALVLDGKGGARSIARTELDDLQLQAHESLWLHWDRSHPQTHTWLRKSSGLSEFSCDLLLEENTRPRLLPLPDSELLLFLRGVNLNPGAEPEDMVSVRIFASAKRIISLRLRPLRATDELLVQLAEGKGPKTASELILYMAQYLTNKVQDLVSCLSEVVDEEEEKLDTDERYTPEHGAVLQIRRRAAALKRFLAPQRDIFGQLTRIKLPWFVEDDGDYWNELNNSLTRYLEELELTRERVGLVLEAEDRRLSVRMSRTMYRFGIITGIFLPMSFLTGLLGINVGGIPFSESPYGFPVACLLMLSVALGQWWLFRRLRWV encoded by the coding sequence ATGTTCGAGGAAGAAAACGCGCAGTGGGGGCTGGTACATGCCCTGGTGCTGGACGGTAAAGGCGGTGCGCGTTCGATAGCCCGGACTGAACTCGATGACTTGCAGCTGCAGGCCCATGAAAGCCTGTGGCTGCACTGGGACCGCAGTCACCCGCAAACCCACACCTGGCTGCGTAAATCCAGCGGCCTGAGCGAATTCAGCTGTGACCTGCTGCTCGAAGAAAACACCCGGCCGCGGCTTCTGCCATTGCCGGACTCCGAACTGCTGCTGTTTTTGCGCGGGGTCAACCTCAACCCCGGGGCCGAACCGGAAGACATGGTGTCGGTGCGGATCTTCGCCTCGGCCAAGCGGATCATATCCCTGCGGTTGCGTCCATTGCGCGCCACCGATGAACTGCTGGTGCAGCTCGCGGAAGGCAAAGGACCGAAAACCGCCTCTGAACTCATCCTTTATATGGCTCAGTACCTCACCAACAAGGTGCAGGATCTGGTCAGTTGCCTCTCGGAAGTGGTCGATGAGGAAGAAGAAAAGCTGGATACCGACGAACGGTACACTCCCGAGCATGGAGCCGTTTTGCAGATCCGGCGCAGGGCGGCTGCGCTCAAACGTTTTCTCGCTCCGCAACGGGATATTTTCGGTCAGCTGACACGGATAAAACTACCCTGGTTCGTCGAGGACGATGGCGATTACTGGAACGAATTGAACAACAGCCTGACCCGTTATCTGGAGGAGCTGGAATTGACCCGGGAGCGGGTGGGGCTGGTCCTCGAGGCCGAAGATAGACGTTTGAGCGTGCGCATGAGCCGCACGATGTACCGCTTCGGGATCATCACCGGGATCTTTTTGCCGATGAGTTTTCTGACCGGTCTTCTGGGGATCAACGTCGGCGGAATCCCGTTCTCCGAAAGCCCTTATGGCTTCCCCGTAGCCTGTCTGTTGATGCTCTCTGTGGCACTGGGGCAGTGGTGGTTATTCCGACGTTTGCGCTGGGTCTGA
- the rraA gene encoding ribonuclease E activity regulator RraA produces MKHYLTPDLCDAYPELVQVLEPMFSNFGGRDSFGGEIVTIKCFEDNSRVKEQVELKGNGKVLVVDGGGSLRHALLGDMLAEKAAKNGWEGLVIYGCIRDVDIIAQTDLGVQALASHPRKSNRRGVGDLNVPVTFAGVTFHPGHYIYADNNGVIISPSPLEMPE; encoded by the coding sequence ATGAAACATTACCTCACGCCTGACCTGTGCGACGCCTATCCGGAGCTGGTACAGGTGCTGGAACCGATGTTCAGCAATTTCGGCGGCCGTGATTCTTTCGGTGGTGAAATCGTGACCATCAAATGTTTCGAAGACAATTCGCGGGTAAAGGAGCAGGTCGAGCTCAAGGGGAATGGCAAAGTGCTGGTGGTCGACGGTGGCGGTTCCCTGCGTCATGCGTTGCTGGGTGACATGCTGGCCGAGAAAGCCGCGAAAAACGGTTGGGAAGGGCTGGTGATCTACGGTTGCATCCGCGACGTAGATATCATCGCGCAGACCGATCTGGGCGTTCAGGCCCTCGCCAGCCACCCGAGGAAATCCAACAGGCGTGGTGTCGGCGATCTCAACGTGCCTGTGACCTTTGCCGGCGTGACGTTCCACCCGGGCCATTACATTTATGCGGACAACAACGGCGTGATCATCTCGCCAAGCCCGCTGGAAATGCCTGAATAA
- a CDS encoding alpha/beta fold hydrolase, translated as MQSSSNLFPVALISAERRGDLSEDVYRLKPGNSPDGTVELAVTRLGLADEPAVRGVPVILLHGSFSNRRFWFSPKGLGLGAYLARLGFDVWIAEMRGHGLSQRNQNYRNNRVADYARYDLPAIGAFVREQSDQVPHWIGHSLGGITLAAALGGDYIGEALVASAAFFGTQVSRTYWPLKFPPVEWSGRFILKRFAQLSGSRLKRGPEDEPIGLALESMRWYGLFGRFGDADKDWWAGLADVKLPVLAVSATGDHQDPAWACQKLFDQVGSEHKQFITLGREQGFGDNFGHVEMLVSKAAQTEVWPLVARWLTDQRTPLLGEKTDLVTAIRA; from the coding sequence ATGCAAAGCAGCAGCAACCTATTTCCTGTCGCCCTGATCAGCGCCGAACGACGCGGTGATCTGAGCGAAGATGTCTATCGTTTGAAACCCGGCAACAGCCCCGACGGCACCGTCGAACTGGCTGTGACACGTCTTGGCTTGGCCGACGAGCCCGCCGTGCGTGGCGTGCCGGTGATCCTGTTGCATGGCAGCTTTTCCAATCGCCGTTTCTGGTTTTCCCCCAAAGGCCTGGGGCTGGGCGCTTATCTGGCGCGCCTGGGCTTCGATGTGTGGATCGCGGAAATGCGCGGTCATGGCCTGTCCCAGCGCAACCAGAACTATCGCAACAACCGCGTTGCCGACTACGCTCGATACGATTTGCCTGCCATTGGCGCCTTCGTGCGTGAGCAAAGTGACCAGGTCCCGCACTGGATCGGTCACTCCCTCGGCGGCATTACGCTGGCTGCGGCATTGGGCGGTGACTACATCGGCGAAGCGCTCGTGGCGTCGGCGGCCTTCTTCGGCACACAGGTCAGCCGCACCTACTGGCCGTTGAAATTTCCGCCGGTGGAGTGGAGCGGGCGCTTTATTCTCAAGCGTTTTGCCCAGCTGTCGGGGTCGCGGCTCAAGCGCGGCCCGGAGGACGAGCCCATTGGCCTGGCGCTGGAAAGCATGCGCTGGTATGGCCTGTTCGGGCGTTTTGGCGATGCCGACAAGGATTGGTGGGCCGGACTGGCCGACGTCAAGTTGCCCGTGCTGGCCGTGAGTGCCACGGGTGACCATCAGGATCCGGCCTGGGCTTGTCAAAAACTGTTCGATCAGGTGGGTTCCGAGCATAAACAATTCATTACCCTGGGTCGCGAACAGGGCTTTGGCGATAATTTCGGTCACGTGGAAATGCTCGTCAGCAAAGCGGCCCAGACCGAAGTCTGGCCATTGGTCGCTCGCTGGCTGACTGATCAGCGCACACCGTTGCTCGGCGAAAAAACGGATTTGGTCACGGCGATCCGAGCCTGA
- the ppsA gene encoding phosphoenolpyruvate synthase, which produces MVEYVVSLDKLGVHDVEHVGGKNASLGEMISNLAGAGVSVPGGFATTAQAYRDFLELSGLNDQIHAALDALDVEDVNALAKTGAQIRQWIMEAEFPEKLNAEIRTAFATLSAGNPDMAVAVRSSATAEDLPDASFAGQQETFLNIRGVENVIRAAKEVFASLFNDRAISYRVHQGFDHKLVALSAGVQRMVRSETGTAGVMFTLDTESGFRDVVFITGAYGLGETVVQGAVNPDEFYVHKGTLEAGRPAILRRNLGSKAIKMIYGEVATAGKSVKTIDVDKADRARFCLSDAEVSELAKQAMIIEKHYKCPMDIEWAKDGDDGKLYIVQARPETVKSRTSANVMERYLLKETGTVLVEGRAIGQRIGAGKVRIIKDVSEMDKVQPGDVLVSDMTDPDWEPVMKRASAIVTNRGGRTCHAAIIARELGIPAVVGCGNATQLLQDGQGVTVSCAEGDTGYIFEGELGFDIKKNSVDAMPDLPFKIMMNVGNPDRAFDFAQLPNAGVGLARLEFIINRMIGVHPKALLNYDGLPQDIKDSVDKRIAGYDDPVGFYVDKLVEGISTLAAAFTPKKVIVRLSDFKSNEYANLIGGKLYEPEEENPMLGFRGASRYISEAFRDCFELECRALKRVRNEMGLTNVEIMVPFVRTLGEASQVIDLLAENGLARGENGLRIIMMCELPSNAILAEEFLEFFDGFSIGSNDLTQLTLGLDRDSGIIAHLFDERNPAVKKLLANAIQACNKAGKYIGICGQGPSDHPDLAKWLMEQGIESVSLNPDSVLETWFFLAEGQASA; this is translated from the coding sequence TTGGTAGAGTACGTAGTTTCCCTCGATAAGCTCGGCGTCCATGATGTGGAGCACGTAGGGGGCAAGAACGCATCCCTGGGCGAGATGATCAGTAACCTGGCCGGTGCCGGTGTATCGGTGCCCGGTGGCTTCGCCACGACAGCTCAGGCTTATCGTGATTTTCTGGAGCTGAGCGGCCTGAACGATCAGATCCATGCCGCGCTCGACGCGCTGGACGTCGAAGATGTGAACGCCCTGGCCAAGACCGGTGCGCAGATCCGCCAATGGATCATGGAAGCCGAATTCCCCGAGAAGCTCAACGCCGAAATCCGCACCGCGTTCGCCACGCTGTCGGCCGGCAACCCTGACATGGCCGTGGCCGTGCGCTCTTCGGCGACCGCTGAAGACTTGCCGGACGCTTCCTTCGCCGGTCAGCAGGAAACCTTCCTGAACATCCGTGGCGTCGAAAACGTCATTCGCGCGGCGAAAGAAGTGTTCGCCTCGCTGTTCAACGATCGCGCCATCTCCTACCGCGTCCACCAGGGCTTCGACCACAAGCTGGTGGCCCTGTCGGCCGGCGTGCAGCGCATGGTCCGCTCCGAAACCGGCACCGCCGGCGTGATGTTCACCCTCGATACCGAATCGGGCTTCCGTGACGTGGTGTTCATCACCGGCGCCTACGGCCTGGGTGAAACCGTCGTACAAGGCGCGGTGAACCCGGATGAATTCTACGTCCACAAAGGCACGCTGGAAGCCGGTCGTCCGGCCATCCTGCGTCGCAACCTGGGCAGCAAAGCCATCAAGATGATCTACGGCGAAGTGGCCACGGCCGGTAAATCGGTCAAGACCATCGACGTCGACAAGGCCGATCGCGCCCGTTTCTGCCTGAGCGACGCCGAAGTCAGCGAGCTGGCCAAGCAAGCGATGATCATCGAGAAGCACTACAAGTGCCCGATGGACATCGAGTGGGCCAAAGACGGCGACGACGGCAAGCTCTATATCGTTCAGGCCCGTCCTGAAACCGTGAAGAGCCGTACCTCGGCCAACGTCATGGAACGCTACCTGTTGAAAGAAACCGGCACCGTGCTGGTTGAAGGTCGCGCCATCGGCCAGCGCATCGGCGCCGGCAAGGTCCGCATCATCAAGGACGTGTCCGAGATGGACAAGGTCCAGCCAGGCGACGTACTGGTCTCCGACATGACCGACCCGGACTGGGAACCGGTCATGAAGCGCGCCAGCGCCATCGTCACCAACCGTGGCGGCCGTACCTGCCACGCGGCGATCATCGCTCGCGAGCTGGGCATCCCGGCCGTGGTCGGTTGCGGCAACGCCACCCAGCTGTTGCAGGACGGCCAGGGCGTGACCGTTTCCTGCGCTGAAGGCGACACCGGCTACATCTTCGAAGGCGAACTGGGCTTCGACATCAAGAAGAACTCCGTGGATGCCATGCCGGATCTACCGTTCAAGATCATGATGAACGTCGGCAACCCGGATCGCGCCTTCGACTTCGCGCAACTGCCGAACGCCGGTGTGGGCCTGGCCCGCCTGGAATTCATCATCAACCGCATGATCGGTGTTCATCCGAAAGCGCTGTTGAACTACGACGGTCTGCCACAGGACATCAAGGACAGCGTCGACAAGCGCATCGCCGGTTACGACGATCCGGTTGGCTTCTATGTCGACAAACTGGTTGAAGGCATCAGCACCCTGGCTGCTGCGTTCACCCCGAAAAAGGTCATCGTGCGTCTGTCGGACTTCAAGTCCAACGAATACGCCAACCTGATCGGCGGCAAGCTCTACGAGCCGGAAGAAGAAAACCCGATGCTGGGCTTCCGCGGTGCTTCGCGTTACATCAGCGAAGCGTTCCGTGACTGCTTCGAGCTCGAGTGCCGCGCCCTCAAGCGCGTACGTAACGAGATGGGCCTCACCAACGTTGAAATCATGGTGCCGTTCGTCCGTACACTGGGCGAAGCTAGCCAGGTGATCGATCTGTTAGCCGAAAATGGCCTGGCCCGCGGCGAGAATGGTCTGCGCATCATCATGATGTGCGAGCTACCGTCCAACGCGATCCTCGCCGAAGAGTTCCTCGAGTTCTTCGACGGCTTCTCCATCGGTTCCAACGACCTGACCCAGCTGACCCTGGGCCTGGACCGTGACTCCGGGATCATCGCGCACTTGTTCGACGAGCGTAATCCGGCGGTCAAGAAGCTGTTGGCCAACGCGATCCAGGCCTGTAACAAGGCCGGCAAGTACATCGGCATCTGCGGTCAGGGCCCTTCGGACCACCCTGATCTGGCCAAGTGGCTGATGGAGCAGGGCATTGAAAGCGTTTCGTTGAACCCTGATTCCGTGCTGGAAACCTGGTTCTTCCTGGCGGAAGGTCAAGCCTCGGCTTGA
- the ppsR gene encoding posphoenolpyruvate synthetase regulatory kinase/phosphorylase PpsR produces the protein MKRSAFFISDGTGITAETLGQSLLAQFENITFSKFTRPYIDNADKARAMVQQINKAAENDGFRPIIFDTIVNQDIREILATSNGFMIDIFSTFLAPLEQELTEHSSYTVGKSHSIGSNSNYMERIEAVNFALDNDDGARTHYYDKADLILVGVSRCGKTPTCLYMAMQFGIRAANYPLTEDDMERLQLPTALRTHQHKLFGLTIDPDRLTAIRHERKPNSRYSSYAQCEFEVREVENLFRRENIPHINSTHFSVEEISAKILVEKGVERRFK, from the coding sequence ATGAAACGATCTGCCTTCTTTATTTCCGACGGTACCGGCATCACAGCCGAAACCCTCGGCCAAAGCCTTCTGGCGCAGTTCGAAAACATTACCTTCAGCAAATTCACGCGACCGTACATCGACAACGCGGATAAAGCGCGGGCCATGGTACAACAAATCAACAAAGCCGCCGAAAACGACGGCTTCCGGCCGATCATCTTCGACACCATCGTCAATCAGGACATCCGTGAGATCCTCGCAACGTCCAATGGTTTCATGATCGACATATTCTCGACCTTTCTGGCGCCTCTTGAACAGGAATTGACCGAGCATTCTTCGTACACCGTCGGCAAGTCCCACTCGATTGGCAGCAACTCCAATTACATGGAACGCATCGAGGCGGTCAACTTCGCCCTCGACAACGACGACGGTGCGCGCACGCATTATTACGACAAGGCGGACCTGATCCTAGTGGGCGTGTCGCGTTGTGGTAAGACGCCGACGTGTCTGTACATGGCCATGCAATTCGGCATCCGCGCAGCCAATTACCCGTTGACCGAAGACGACATGGAGCGCCTGCAGCTGCCGACGGCCCTGCGCACCCACCAGCACAAGCTGTTCGGCCTGACCATCGACCCGGACCGCCTCACCGCGATCCGCCACGAGCGCAAGCCCAACAGCCGCTATTCGAGCTACGCCCAGTGCGAGTTCGAAGTGCGCGAGGTGGAGAACCTGTTTCGTCGCGAGAACATCCCGCACATCAACTCCACGCATTTCTCCGTTGAGGAAATTTCGGCGAAGATTCTGGTGGAGAAAGGGGTTGAGCGGCGGTTCAAGTAA
- the prpD gene encoding 2-methylcitrate dehydratase yields the protein MSANVDLNNRPDYDKVLQDIADYVLTFNIESVEALDTARNCLMDTLGCGLLALRFPECTKHLGPIVEGTVVPFGARVPGTSYRLDPVKAAWDIGCIVRWLDYNDTWLAAEWGHPSDNLGGILAVADHLSQKRLANGEAPLTVRTVLEAMIMAHEIQGVIALENSFNRVGLDHVILVKVASTAVTAKLMGASREQLLSALSHAFADGQALRTYRHAPNAGSRKSWAAGDASSRGVRLADIAMRGEMGIPGVLTARQWGFYDVLFSHTNNDLALKPEDKRAFSFTRSFGSYVMENILFKISFPAEFHAQTACEAAVTLHPQVRNRLHEIDKIVITTHESAIRIISKVGPLANAADRDHCIQYMTAVPLAFGNLVAEQYEDDFHAAHPIIDVLREKMVIVEDPRYTREYLEADKRSIANAVQVFFKDGSSTENVVVEYPIGHRRRRADGIPLLEDKFKANLATRFTAQRSAEIFELCKDQAKLEAAPVNRFVDLFVI from the coding sequence ATGAGCGCCAACGTCGACCTGAACAACCGCCCGGACTACGACAAGGTCCTGCAGGACATCGCCGACTATGTCCTGACTTTCAACATCGAATCCGTCGAAGCCCTCGACACCGCCCGCAACTGCCTGATGGACACCCTCGGCTGCGGCCTGCTGGCCCTGCGCTTCCCCGAATGCACCAAACACCTGGGCCCCATCGTCGAAGGTACCGTCGTGCCTTTCGGTGCGCGAGTGCCGGGCACCAGTTACCGCCTCGATCCAGTCAAGGCCGCCTGGGACATCGGTTGCATCGTCCGCTGGCTCGACTACAACGACACCTGGCTCGCCGCGGAATGGGGCCATCCGTCCGATAACCTGGGTGGCATTCTCGCGGTGGCCGACCACCTGTCGCAAAAGCGCCTGGCCAATGGCGAGGCGCCGCTGACCGTCCGCACGGTGCTTGAAGCCATGATCATGGCCCATGAGATTCAGGGCGTCATCGCGCTGGAAAACTCCTTCAACCGCGTAGGCCTCGACCACGTCATCCTGGTAAAAGTCGCCTCGACGGCGGTCACCGCCAAACTGATGGGCGCCAGTCGCGAGCAGTTGCTCTCTGCCTTATCCCACGCCTTCGCCGATGGGCAGGCGTTGCGCACCTACCGCCACGCGCCGAATGCCGGGTCGCGAAAATCCTGGGCAGCGGGGGACGCGTCCAGCCGTGGCGTGCGTCTGGCGGACATCGCAATGCGCGGTGAAATGGGCATCCCTGGCGTGCTGACCGCCAGGCAGTGGGGCTTCTACGACGTATTGTTCAGCCACACCAACAACGATCTGGCGCTCAAGCCTGAAGACAAACGTGCTTTCAGTTTTACCCGGTCGTTCGGCAGCTACGTCATGGAAAACATCCTGTTCAAAATCAGCTTCCCCGCCGAATTCCATGCGCAAACCGCCTGCGAAGCGGCGGTGACCCTGCATCCGCAAGTCAGGAATCGCCTGCACGAAATCGACAAAATCGTCATCACCACCCACGAGTCGGCCATCCGCATCATTTCCAAGGTCGGCCCGTTGGCCAATGCCGCCGACCGTGATCACTGCATCCAGTACATGACAGCTGTGCCGCTGGCCTTCGGCAATCTGGTGGCGGAGCAATACGAAGATGATTTCCATGCCGCCCATCCGATTATCGATGTGCTACGCGAGAAAATGGTCATCGTCGAAGATCCGCGCTACACCCGCGAGTACCTGGAAGCCGACAAGCGGTCCATCGCCAATGCGGTGCAGGTGTTTTTCAAGGACGGCTCGAGCACCGAAAACGTGGTGGTCGAGTACCCGATCGGCCATCGTCGGCGCCGTGCCGACGGTATTCCACTGCTGGAGGACAAGTTCAAGGCGAACCTGGCGACGCGGTTTACGGCGCAGCGAAGTGCCGAGATATTTGAGTTATGCAAGGACCAGGCGAAGCTTGAGGCCGCACCGGTGAACAGGTTTGTGGATTTATTCGTGATCTGA